One window from the genome of Ovis canadensis isolate MfBH-ARS-UI-01 breed Bighorn chromosome 21, ARS-UI_OviCan_v2, whole genome shotgun sequence encodes:
- the LOC138426461 gene encoding olfactory receptor 10D1B-like: MRNASAVTEFILLGIPHTEDLETMLFVLFLSFYIFTLMGNLLILLAIVSSTRLHTPMYFFLCKLSVCDMFFPSVSSPKMLFYLAGNSRAISYSGCVSQLFFYHFLGCTECFLYTVMAYDRFVAICYPLRYTIIMSHRACAILAMGTSFFGCIQATFLTTLTFQLPYCGPSEVDYYFCDIPVMLKLACADTSALEMVGLISVGLMPLSCFLLILTSYSRIVCSILQIRSADGRKHAFSTCSAHLTAILLFYMPVVLIYLRPTPSPWMDATVQILNNLVTPMLNPLIYSLRNKEVKSSLRKVLYQLDFLPEQR; the protein is encoded by the coding sequence ATGAGGAACGCCTCGGCGGTGACTGAGTTTATTCTGCTGGGCATCCCGCACACAGAGGACCTGGAGACCATGCTCTTTGTCCTGTTTCTGTCCTTCTACATCTTCACCCTAATGGGGAACCTGCTCATCCTACTGGCAATTGTCTCCTCCACTCGGCTGCACactcccatgtacttcttcctgtgTAAACTGTCTGTGTGTGACATGTTTTTTCCCTCTGTGAGTTCCCCCAAGATGCTCTTCTACCTTGCAGGGAACAGCAGAGCCATCTCCTACTCAGGCTGCGTGTCCCAGCTCTTTTTCTACCACTTCCTGGGTTGTACCGAGTGTTTCCTGTACACGGtaatggcctatgaccgctttgTTGCCATATGTTACCCTCTGCGCTACACAATCATCATGAGTCACAGAGCGTGTGCCATCCTGGCCATGGGCACCTCGTTTTTTGGCTGTATTCAGGCCACCTTTCTAACTACACTCACCTTCCAGTTGCCCTACTGTGGCCCCAGTGAGGTGGACTATTACTTCTGCGATATCccagtgatgctaaagctggctTGTGCAGACACCTCGGCCCTAGAGATGGTGGGATTAATCAGTGTGGGTCTCATGCCCCTCAGCTGCTTCCTTCTCATCCTCACCTCCTACAGCCGCATCGTCTGCTCCATCTTGCAGATCCGCTCTGCAGACGGCCGAAAGCATGCCTTCTCCACCTGCAGCGCCCACCTCACTGCCATCCTGCTTTTCTACATGCCTGTGGTCCTCATCTACCTACGGCCAACCCCAAGCCCCTGGATGGATGCAACTGTTCAGATCCTGAATAACCTCGTCACCCCCATGCTCAACCCACTGATCTACAGCCTCAGGAATAAGGAGGTGAAGTCATCTCTGAGGAAGGTCCTATATCAGCTGGACTTCCTTCCTGAGCAGAGGTAG
- the LOC138427240 gene encoding olfactory receptor 10D3 gives MKNRSEVTEFILLGIPHTEGLETLLFVLFLPFYACTLLGNMSILVTILSANRLHTPMYFFLGNLSVFDMSFSSVTCPKMLLYLMGLSPLISYKDCVSQLFFFHFLGSIECFLYTVMAYDCFTAICHPLRYAVIMNPRVCMALAVGTWLLGCVHSSILTLLTFTLPYCGPNEVAHFFCDIPALLPLACADTSLAQRVSFTNVGLVSLVCFLLILVSYTRITISILQIPSTEGCRRAFSTCSAHLVAILCAYGPIITVYLQPTPNPMLGTVVQILMNLVGPMLNPLIYTLRNKEVKTALNKILHRTNHVSVI, from the coding sequence ATGAAGAACCGCTCTGAGGTGACTGAGTTCATCCTGTTGGGAATTCCGCACACAGAGGGGCTGGAGACTCTACTCTTTGTCCTGTTCTTGCCCTTCTATGCCTGCACCTTGCTGGGAAACATGTCGATCCTTGTAACTATTCTTTCTGCCAATCGCCTTCACACACCCATGTATTTTTTCCTGGGGAACCTGTCTGTGTTTGATATGAGTTTCTCCTCTGTGACCTGTCCTAAAATGCTGCTCTACCTCATGGGCCTGAGCCCTCTCATTTCCTACAAGGACTGTGTCTCCCAGCTCTTCTTCTTCCATTTCCTCGGCAGCATCGAGTGTTTCTTGTATACCGTGATGGCCTATGACTGCTTCACCGCCATCTGTCACCCTCTGCGGTACGCAGTCATCATGAACCCTAGAGTTTGCATGGCCTTGGCTGTGGGCACGTGGCTGCTAGGATGTGTCCATTCCAGCATCCTGACTTTGCTTACTTTCACGCTGCCATACTGTGGTCCCAATGAAGTGGCTCACTTCTTTTGTGATATTCCAGCACTCTTACCCTTGGCTTGTGCTGATACATCCTTGGCTCAGAGGGTGAGCTTCACTAACGTTGGCCTAGTATCTCTAGTCTGCTTTCTCCTAATCCTTGTGTCTTATACTCGGATCACCATCTCCATCTTGCAGATTCCATCAACTGAGGGCTGTCGTCGGGCCTTCTCCACATGCAGTGCCCACCTCGTTGCCATCCTCTGTGCCTATGGACCCATCATTACTGTCTACCTGCAGCCCACACCTAACCCAATGCTAGGAACTGTGGTGCAAATTCTGATGAATCTGGTGGGACCAATGCTGAACCCTTTAATCTATACCTTGAGgaataaagaagtaaaaacagCTCTGAACAAAATATTGCACAGGACAAACCATGTTTCTGTGATTTAA